In Drosophila simulans strain w501 chromosome X, Prin_Dsim_3.1, whole genome shotgun sequence, one DNA window encodes the following:
- the LOC6725313 gene encoding guanine nucleotide-releasing factor 2 isoform X10, with protein MRVLNTELRLRFKNRKPRPFNRAASADDALDLGSGVGVGTSIASGVGIGVGATMMPLDQRLNGATSMNGSISSPSTPGTCSSGIGVGGGGCSSSSNNSINSGSYSTACTPPPPTHHHHSQHQQLQGTPGGSSRVGGAGTGAGGAGGGSGVPPAPPSAGSSGHKNSLKGTKLARRARSFKDDLIEKISLMRTTNNTLGRSHSPHSPRTKHGSKAPPTTEEVLRSTQTLETHVKDISNALKHFRDVILKKKLEVLPGNGTVILETIASMYSVIQTYTLNENSAIMSSATQQVYQSLGKLIKLCDEVMLSEDSGECASLSNENVREVIDLLEDAVRNLVTLAQGKLKEQDQCAFRYSGSGLGGIGAAAEIMGAVTASPGVSVPGAGVMRVSAAESAAQRTSLPDIALTPKERDILEQHNVNPMRGSHSTESILRDTSPPPKPPLPNRASNPPPLPPKRRSQPGASAGAVGVGCSSSTSTSNQASPLPYAQSHNISLNSDLDCSSNISLLNYGVDRLSVRSRSPDENSQCSFDSALNHSREEEDHQQQQQHLRSFPKLAAMMDEDMDKMVSYSFVSMREFRTCTQTADYSVQSSTKSSSSNSEIAFSISESTAVGSSSEYQQISQSVSHSQRHISSSSSSCTTTTTSSSTTTGYGSSELEQQQQTTTPADLAPALPPKSIQRSSLTRHESPGVGDELDEAQSSSGWASHRSSQSEVAELRQLSPLHHLNHHPHTASAGQLQQWHSKHHSLIEGPRLQLAGSGSCSAFDQRHLDQEPPPLPMKKKHMFQSVAFSVLAYMEICSASTRSIEQHRHTMHACNISRNISHSQTMNIMPMSKELSPELEMPPALPPKNYKQRKATSMVASPTLQPIIVTTPPPSPKPTLGENGSTGRPDSRMATVCEELNDAVASEDAMPEPRSPVLDSNENVSAVDDGQTFYFHSHQLPVADLEMSEDTSSADNQPLTTPQVLEEQEEPTAESRPLVAVHESVKPENADEDEEAERADMLINMLEEVNITRYLILKKREEDGPEVKGGYIDALIVHASRVQKVADNAFCEAFITTFRTFIQPIDVIEKLTHRYTYFFCQVQDNKQKAAKETFALLVRVVNDLTSTDLTSQLLSLLVEFVYQLVCSGQLYLAKLLRNKFVEKVTLYKEPKLGGAGCVGGAGIASSGGSSGAASGGNQPSLLDLKSLEIAEQMTLLDAELFTKIEIPEVLLFAKDQCEEKSPNLNKFTEHFNKMSYWARSKILRLQDAKEREKHVNKFIKIMKHLRKMNNYNSYLALLSALDSGPIRRLEWQKGITEEVRAFCALIDSSSSFRAYRQALAETNPPCIPYIGLILQDLTFVHVGNQDYLSKGVINFSKRWQQYNIIDNMKRFKKCAYPFRRNERIIRFFDNFKDFMGEEEMWQISEKIKPRGRRPVNY; from the exons ATGCGTGTTCTCAACACGGAGCTGCGCCTGCGCTTCAAAAATCGCAAACCGCGACCCTTTAATCGCGCTGCCAGTGCCGATGATGCGTTGGATTTGGGAtcgggagtgggagtgggcaCTAGCATCGCGAGTGGAGTCGGCATCGGTGTGGGGGCCACAATGATGCCCCTCGATCAGCGACTGAATGGAGCCACCAGTATGA ACGGCAGCATCAGTTCTCCATCCACGCCCGGCACCTGTTCCAGTGGCATCGGAGTGGGCGGtggcggctgcagcagcagcagcaacaatagcaTCAACAGCGGCAGCTACTCCACCGCCTGCACTCCGCCACCACCCACGCATCACCATCACtcgcagcaccagcagctgcagggCACGCCCGGAGGATCTAGTCGGGTCGGgggagcaggaacaggagcaggcggagctggtggtggcagtggtGTGCCACCGGCACCACCCAGTGCCGGATCCTCGGGCCACAAGAACAGTCTCAAGGGCACCAAGTTGGCGCGCCGGGCGCGCTCTTTTAAGGACGACCTCATCGAGAAGATTTCCCTGATGCGAACCACCAACAATACACTGGGTCGCTCCCACTCGCCGCACAGTCCGCGCACCAAGCACGGCTCAAAGGCACCGCCCACCACCGAGGAGGTGCTCCGATCCACCCAAACGCTGGAGACGCACGTCAAGGACATCTCGAATGCCCTGAAGCACTTCCGGGATGTCATACTCAAGAAGAAGCTGGAGGTGTTGCCGGGCAACGGAACGGTCATTCTGGAAACCATAGCCAGCATGTACTCCG TGATCCAAACCTACACCCTGAATGAAAACAGTGCCATCATGAGCTCCGCCACGCAGCAGGTTTACCAGAGCCTGGGCAAGCTCATCAAGCTCTGCGACGAGGTGATGCTCTCCGAGGACAGCGGCGAGTGTGCCTCCCTGAGCAACGAGAATGTGCGGGAAGTCATTGATCTTCTGGAGGATGCTGTGCGG AATCTCGTTACGCTGGCGCAGGGCAAGCTGAAGGAGCAGGATCAGTGCGCCTTTCGCTACAGTGGATCTGGCCTGGGCGGCATTGGAGCGGCGGCGGAGATCATGGGTGCGGTCACCGCCTCGCCGGGAGTGAGTGTTCCCGGTGCTGGAGTCATGCGCGTTTCGGCCGCCGAATCAGCTGCCCAGCGCACTTCGTTGCCGGACATAGCGCTCACGCCCAAGGAGCGCGACATACTGGAGCAGCACAATGTGAACCCGATGCGCGGCTCCCACAGCACCGAAAGTATCCTGCGCGACACGAGTCCACCGCCGAAGCCACCGCTACCCAATAGGGCCAGTAACCCGCCGCCGTTGCCACCCAAGCGACGCAGCCAGCCGGGCGCATCAGCTGGTGCAGTGGGCGTGGGCTGCTCATCGTCGACATCCACTTCCAATCAGGCCAGTCCGCTGCCCTACGCCCAGTCCCATAATATCAGTCTGAACTCGGACCTGGACTGCAGTTCCAATATCTCGCTGCTGAATTATGGCGTGGATCG CCTATCCGTGCGGTCACGGTCACCGGATGAGAATAGTCAGTGCTCCTTTGACTCGGCGTTGAATCACTCAcgcgaggaggaggaccaccaacagcaacagcagcacctgAGGTCGTTTCCAAAGTTGGCAGCGATGATGGACGAAGACATGGACAAGATGGTCAGCTACA GTTTCGTGTCGATGCGTGAGTTTCGCACTTGCACACAGACGGCGGACTACAGTGTCCAGTCCTCCACGAAGTCGTCCAGCAGCAATTCGGAGATTGCGTTTAGCATCAGTGAGTCGACGGCggtcggcagcagcagcgaataCCAGCAGATTAGCCAGTCGGTGTCGCACAGCCAGCGTCATATATCCTCGAGCAGTAGTAGCTGcaccaccacgaccaccagcagcagcacaaccACCGGCTATGGCAGCAGCgaactggagcagcagcagcagacgacGACGCCGGCCGATCTGGCGCCCGCCCTGCCGCCAAAGAGCATCCAACGGAGCAGCCTAACCCGCCACGAGTCGCCCGGAGTTGGCGATGAGCTGGACGAGGCGCAGTCCTCCTCCGGCTGGGCCAGCCACCGGAGCAGCCAGTCGGAGGTGGCCGAGCTGCGTCAGCTGTCGCCGCTCCATCACCTCAATCACCATCCGCACACTGCGTCCGCCGGCCAGCTGCAGCAGTGGCACTCCAAGCACCACAGCCTGATCGAGGGACCCCGCCTCCAGCTGGCGGGGAGTGGCAGCTGCAGTGCGTTCGATCAGCGCCACTTGGACCAGGAGCCACCGCCGCTGCCCATGAAAAAGAAGCACA TGTTTCAAAGTGTGGCCTTTTCGG TTCTGGCGTATATGGAAATCTGCTCGGCGTCCACGCGATCCATTGAGCAGCACCGGCACACGATGCACGCCTGCAACATAAGTCGCAACATCTCGCACAGCCAGACCATGAA CATTATGCCCATGAGCAAGGAACTGTCGCCGGAGCTCGAGATGCCACCTGCCCTGCCGCCAAAGAACTACAAGCAGCGCAAGGCGACAAGCATGGTAGCCTCACCCACGCTACAGCCCATCATTGTGACCACGCCGCCGCCGAGTCCGAAGCCGACGCTGGGCGAGAATGGGTCGACGGGCAGGCCGGACAGCCGGATGGCCACCGTATGCGAGGAGCTGAACGATGCAGTGGCCAGCGAGGATGCGATGCCGGAGCCACGTTCTCCCGTGCTGGACAGCAATGAGAATGTGAGCGCCGTCGATGATGGACAGACCTTCTATTTTCACTCACATCAGCTGCCCGTCGCCGATTTGGAGATGAGCGAGGACACGAGCAGTGCCGACAACCAGCCATTAACCACGCCCCAAGTGctcgaggagcaggaggagccaACGGCGGAGTCCCGGCCACTGGTCGCTGTGCACGAGTCGGTTAAGCCAGAGAACgccgacgaggatgaggaggcggAGCGAGCAGATATGCTGATCAACATGCTGGAGGAGGTCAACATCACACGGTACCTGATACTCAAGAAGAGAGAGGAGGACGGGCCCGAGGTGAAGGGCGGCTACATCGACGCCCTAATCGTGCACGCCAGCCGCGTCCAGAAGGTCGCCGACAATG CATTCTGCGAGGCCTTCATCACCACCTTTCGCACCTTCATCCAGCCGATCGACGTGATCGAGAAGCTGACCCATCGCTACACATACTTCTTCTGTCAAGTGCAGGACAACAAGCAGAAGGCCGCCAAGGAGACCTTTGCGCTGCTGGTCCGAGTGGTCAACGATTTAAC GTCGACGGATCTTACCAGCCAGCTGTTGAGCCTGCTGGTCGAGTTCGTCTATCAGTTGGTTTGCTCTGGACAATTGTACTTGGCCAAGTTGCTGCGCAACAAGTTCGTGGAGAAGGTAACGCTGTACAAGGAGCCCAAGTTGGGCGGAGCCGGTTGTGTCGGCGGAGCAGGAATCGCCAGCAGTGGTGGATCCAGTGGTGCAGCTAGTGGTGGTAACCAGCCTAGCCTGCTCGACCTCAAGTCCCTGGAGATTGCCGAACAGATGACGCTGCTGGATGCGGAGCTGTTCACGAAGATCGAGATACCCGAAGTATTACTATTTGCCAAAGATCAGTGCGAGGAGAAGTCGCCCAACCTTAACAAGTTCACCGAGCACTTCAACAAGATGTCCTACTGGGCGCGCTCCAAAATTCTGCGCCTGCAGGATGCCAAGGAGCGGGAGAAGCACGTGAACAAGTTTATCAAAATCATGAAGCATCTACGCAAGATGAACAACTACAACTCGTATCTGGCGCTGTTGTCGGCCCTCGATTCGGGTCCCATAAGAAG ATTGGAGTGGCAAAAAGGCATCACCGAGGAGGTGCGAGCCTTCTGCGCCCTCATCGATTCCAGCTCCAGTTTTCGCGCCTATCGACAGGCGCTGGCCGAAACTAATCCGCCCTGCATACCCTACAT CGGCCTAATTCTGCAGGATCTAACGTTTGTGCATGTGGGCAACCAGGACTACCTGTCCAAGGGCGTTATTAACTTCTCCAAGCGCTGGCAGCAGTACAACATAATTGACAACATGAAACGTTTTAAGAAATg TGCCTATCCATTTCGACGCAACGAGCGCATTATACGCTTCTTTGATAACTTCAAGGACTTTATGGGCGAGGAGGAGATGTGGCAGATATCGGAGAAGATCAAGCCGCGTGGACGCCGCCCCGTTAACTATTAG
- the LOC6725313 gene encoding guanine nucleotide-releasing factor 2 isoform X7 — protein sequence MRVLNTELRLRFKNRKPRPFNRAASADDALDLGSGVGVGTSIASGVGIGVGATMMPLDQRLNGATSMNGSISSPSTPGTCSSGIGVGGGGCSSSSNNSINSGSYSTACTPPPPTHHHHSQHQQLQGTPGGSSRVGGAGTGAGGAGGGSGVPPAPPSAGSSGHKNSLKGTKLARRARSFKDDLIEKISLMRTTNNTLGRSHSPHSPRTKHGSKAPPTTEEVLRSTQTLETHVKDISNALKHFRDVILKKKLEVLPGNGTVILETIASMYSVIQTYTLNENSAIMSSATQQVYQSLGKLIKLCDEVMLSEDSGECASLSNENVREVIDLLEDAVRNLVTLAQGKLKEQDQCAFRYSGSGLGGIGAAAEIMGAVTASPGVSVPGAGVMRVSAAESAAQRTSLPDIALTPKERDILEQHNVNPMRGSHSTESILRDTSPPPKPPLPNRASNPPPLPPKRRSQPGASAGAVGVGCSSSTSTSNQASPLPYAQSHNISLNSDLDCSSNISLLNYGVDRLSVRSRSPDENSQCSFDSALNHSREEEDHQQQQQHLRSFPKLAAMMDEDMDKMVSYSEYCRKASPLPSLCSTRVVAPPINESRTESTGYAGAAIDDKTQTPLSTGGGVAGVTGGTGGAAEGAAAAASGGRETNSNRLSNESGFVSMREFRTCTQTADYSVQSSTKSSSSNSEIAFSISESTAVGSSSEYQQISQSVSHSQRHISSSSSSCTTTTTSSSTTTGYGSSELEQQQQTTTPADLAPALPPKSIQRSSLTRHESPGVGDELDEAQSSSGWASHRSSQSEVAELRQLSPLHHLNHHPHTASAGQLQQWHSKHHSLIEGPRLQLAGSGSCSAFDQRHLDQEPPPLPMKKKHMFQSVAFSVLAYMEICSASTRSIEQHRHTMHACNISRNISHSQTMNIMPMSKELSPELEMPPALPPKNYKQRKATSMVASPTLQPIIVTTPPPSPKPTLGENGSTGRPDSRMATVCEELNDAVASEDAMPEPRSPVLDSNENVSAVDDGQTFYFHSHQLPVADLEMSEDTSSADNQPLTTPQVLEEQEEPTAESRPLVAVHESVKPENADEDEEAERADMLINMLEEVNITRYLILKKREEDGPEVKGGYIDALIVHASRVQKVADNAFCEAFITTFRTFIQPIDVIEKLTHRYTYFFCQVQDNKQKAAKETFALLVRVVNDLTSTDLTSQLLSLLVEFVYQLVCSGQLYLAKLLRNKFVEKVTLYKEPKLGGAGCVGGAGIASSGGSSGAASGGNQPSLLDLKSLEIAEQMTLLDAELFTKIEIPEVLLFAKDQCEEKSPNLNKFTEHFNKMSYWARSKILRLQDAKEREKHVNKFIKIMKHLRKMNNYNSYLALLSALDSGPIRRLEWQKGITEEVRAFCALIDSSSSFRAYRQALAETNPPCIPYIGLILQDLTFVHVGNQDYLSKGVINFSKRWQQYNIIDNMKRFKKCAYPFRRNERIIRFFDNFKDFMGEEEMWQISEKIKPRGRRPVNY from the exons ATGCGTGTTCTCAACACGGAGCTGCGCCTGCGCTTCAAAAATCGCAAACCGCGACCCTTTAATCGCGCTGCCAGTGCCGATGATGCGTTGGATTTGGGAtcgggagtgggagtgggcaCTAGCATCGCGAGTGGAGTCGGCATCGGTGTGGGGGCCACAATGATGCCCCTCGATCAGCGACTGAATGGAGCCACCAGTATGA ACGGCAGCATCAGTTCTCCATCCACGCCCGGCACCTGTTCCAGTGGCATCGGAGTGGGCGGtggcggctgcagcagcagcagcaacaatagcaTCAACAGCGGCAGCTACTCCACCGCCTGCACTCCGCCACCACCCACGCATCACCATCACtcgcagcaccagcagctgcagggCACGCCCGGAGGATCTAGTCGGGTCGGgggagcaggaacaggagcaggcggagctggtggtggcagtggtGTGCCACCGGCACCACCCAGTGCCGGATCCTCGGGCCACAAGAACAGTCTCAAGGGCACCAAGTTGGCGCGCCGGGCGCGCTCTTTTAAGGACGACCTCATCGAGAAGATTTCCCTGATGCGAACCACCAACAATACACTGGGTCGCTCCCACTCGCCGCACAGTCCGCGCACCAAGCACGGCTCAAAGGCACCGCCCACCACCGAGGAGGTGCTCCGATCCACCCAAACGCTGGAGACGCACGTCAAGGACATCTCGAATGCCCTGAAGCACTTCCGGGATGTCATACTCAAGAAGAAGCTGGAGGTGTTGCCGGGCAACGGAACGGTCATTCTGGAAACCATAGCCAGCATGTACTCCG TGATCCAAACCTACACCCTGAATGAAAACAGTGCCATCATGAGCTCCGCCACGCAGCAGGTTTACCAGAGCCTGGGCAAGCTCATCAAGCTCTGCGACGAGGTGATGCTCTCCGAGGACAGCGGCGAGTGTGCCTCCCTGAGCAACGAGAATGTGCGGGAAGTCATTGATCTTCTGGAGGATGCTGTGCGG AATCTCGTTACGCTGGCGCAGGGCAAGCTGAAGGAGCAGGATCAGTGCGCCTTTCGCTACAGTGGATCTGGCCTGGGCGGCATTGGAGCGGCGGCGGAGATCATGGGTGCGGTCACCGCCTCGCCGGGAGTGAGTGTTCCCGGTGCTGGAGTCATGCGCGTTTCGGCCGCCGAATCAGCTGCCCAGCGCACTTCGTTGCCGGACATAGCGCTCACGCCCAAGGAGCGCGACATACTGGAGCAGCACAATGTGAACCCGATGCGCGGCTCCCACAGCACCGAAAGTATCCTGCGCGACACGAGTCCACCGCCGAAGCCACCGCTACCCAATAGGGCCAGTAACCCGCCGCCGTTGCCACCCAAGCGACGCAGCCAGCCGGGCGCATCAGCTGGTGCAGTGGGCGTGGGCTGCTCATCGTCGACATCCACTTCCAATCAGGCCAGTCCGCTGCCCTACGCCCAGTCCCATAATATCAGTCTGAACTCGGACCTGGACTGCAGTTCCAATATCTCGCTGCTGAATTATGGCGTGGATCG CCTATCCGTGCGGTCACGGTCACCGGATGAGAATAGTCAGTGCTCCTTTGACTCGGCGTTGAATCACTCAcgcgaggaggaggaccaccaacagcaacagcagcacctgAGGTCGTTTCCAAAGTTGGCAGCGATGATGGACGAAGACATGGACAAGATGGTCAGCTACAGTGAGTATTGCCGCAAGGCTTCGCCACTCCCCTCACTCTGCTCAACTCGAGTGGTGGCACCCCCAATCAACGAATCCCGTACAGAATCCACCGGTTACGCAGGCGCCGCAATCGACGACAAAACGCAGACACCACTTTCGACTGGTGGTGGTGTAGCTGGTGTTACTGGTggaactggaggagcagccgaaggtgcagctgctgcagcgtcTGGTGGCAGGGAAACTAACAGCAATCGCCTCTCAAACGAATCGG GTTTCGTGTCGATGCGTGAGTTTCGCACTTGCACACAGACGGCGGACTACAGTGTCCAGTCCTCCACGAAGTCGTCCAGCAGCAATTCGGAGATTGCGTTTAGCATCAGTGAGTCGACGGCggtcggcagcagcagcgaataCCAGCAGATTAGCCAGTCGGTGTCGCACAGCCAGCGTCATATATCCTCGAGCAGTAGTAGCTGcaccaccacgaccaccagcagcagcacaaccACCGGCTATGGCAGCAGCgaactggagcagcagcagcagacgacGACGCCGGCCGATCTGGCGCCCGCCCTGCCGCCAAAGAGCATCCAACGGAGCAGCCTAACCCGCCACGAGTCGCCCGGAGTTGGCGATGAGCTGGACGAGGCGCAGTCCTCCTCCGGCTGGGCCAGCCACCGGAGCAGCCAGTCGGAGGTGGCCGAGCTGCGTCAGCTGTCGCCGCTCCATCACCTCAATCACCATCCGCACACTGCGTCCGCCGGCCAGCTGCAGCAGTGGCACTCCAAGCACCACAGCCTGATCGAGGGACCCCGCCTCCAGCTGGCGGGGAGTGGCAGCTGCAGTGCGTTCGATCAGCGCCACTTGGACCAGGAGCCACCGCCGCTGCCCATGAAAAAGAAGCACA TGTTTCAAAGTGTGGCCTTTTCGG TTCTGGCGTATATGGAAATCTGCTCGGCGTCCACGCGATCCATTGAGCAGCACCGGCACACGATGCACGCCTGCAACATAAGTCGCAACATCTCGCACAGCCAGACCATGAA CATTATGCCCATGAGCAAGGAACTGTCGCCGGAGCTCGAGATGCCACCTGCCCTGCCGCCAAAGAACTACAAGCAGCGCAAGGCGACAAGCATGGTAGCCTCACCCACGCTACAGCCCATCATTGTGACCACGCCGCCGCCGAGTCCGAAGCCGACGCTGGGCGAGAATGGGTCGACGGGCAGGCCGGACAGCCGGATGGCCACCGTATGCGAGGAGCTGAACGATGCAGTGGCCAGCGAGGATGCGATGCCGGAGCCACGTTCTCCCGTGCTGGACAGCAATGAGAATGTGAGCGCCGTCGATGATGGACAGACCTTCTATTTTCACTCACATCAGCTGCCCGTCGCCGATTTGGAGATGAGCGAGGACACGAGCAGTGCCGACAACCAGCCATTAACCACGCCCCAAGTGctcgaggagcaggaggagccaACGGCGGAGTCCCGGCCACTGGTCGCTGTGCACGAGTCGGTTAAGCCAGAGAACgccgacgaggatgaggaggcggAGCGAGCAGATATGCTGATCAACATGCTGGAGGAGGTCAACATCACACGGTACCTGATACTCAAGAAGAGAGAGGAGGACGGGCCCGAGGTGAAGGGCGGCTACATCGACGCCCTAATCGTGCACGCCAGCCGCGTCCAGAAGGTCGCCGACAATG CATTCTGCGAGGCCTTCATCACCACCTTTCGCACCTTCATCCAGCCGATCGACGTGATCGAGAAGCTGACCCATCGCTACACATACTTCTTCTGTCAAGTGCAGGACAACAAGCAGAAGGCCGCCAAGGAGACCTTTGCGCTGCTGGTCCGAGTGGTCAACGATTTAAC GTCGACGGATCTTACCAGCCAGCTGTTGAGCCTGCTGGTCGAGTTCGTCTATCAGTTGGTTTGCTCTGGACAATTGTACTTGGCCAAGTTGCTGCGCAACAAGTTCGTGGAGAAGGTAACGCTGTACAAGGAGCCCAAGTTGGGCGGAGCCGGTTGTGTCGGCGGAGCAGGAATCGCCAGCAGTGGTGGATCCAGTGGTGCAGCTAGTGGTGGTAACCAGCCTAGCCTGCTCGACCTCAAGTCCCTGGAGATTGCCGAACAGATGACGCTGCTGGATGCGGAGCTGTTCACGAAGATCGAGATACCCGAAGTATTACTATTTGCCAAAGATCAGTGCGAGGAGAAGTCGCCCAACCTTAACAAGTTCACCGAGCACTTCAACAAGATGTCCTACTGGGCGCGCTCCAAAATTCTGCGCCTGCAGGATGCCAAGGAGCGGGAGAAGCACGTGAACAAGTTTATCAAAATCATGAAGCATCTACGCAAGATGAACAACTACAACTCGTATCTGGCGCTGTTGTCGGCCCTCGATTCGGGTCCCATAAGAAG ATTGGAGTGGCAAAAAGGCATCACCGAGGAGGTGCGAGCCTTCTGCGCCCTCATCGATTCCAGCTCCAGTTTTCGCGCCTATCGACAGGCGCTGGCCGAAACTAATCCGCCCTGCATACCCTACAT CGGCCTAATTCTGCAGGATCTAACGTTTGTGCATGTGGGCAACCAGGACTACCTGTCCAAGGGCGTTATTAACTTCTCCAAGCGCTGGCAGCAGTACAACATAATTGACAACATGAAACGTTTTAAGAAATg TGCCTATCCATTTCGACGCAACGAGCGCATTATACGCTTCTTTGATAACTTCAAGGACTTTATGGGCGAGGAGGAGATGTGGCAGATATCGGAGAAGATCAAGCCGCGTGGACGCCGCCCCGTTAACTATTAG